The Terracoccus luteus genome includes a region encoding these proteins:
- a CDS encoding adenosine deaminase codes for MSRPSLEQVHAAPKALLHDHLDGGLRASTVAELAHSIGHQLPAEGTDALAAWFRDSADSGSLPRYLETFDHTIAVMQTRDGLFRVASECAQDLAADGVVYAESRYAPEQHLTGGLALEEVVETVNAGFRDGEAKAAAAGRPIRLTALLTAMRHAAKSTEIAELAVRYRDEGVGGFDIAGAEAGYPPTRHLDAFEYLRRENAHFTIHAGEAFGLPSIWEAIQWCGADRLGHGVRIVDDVTVDGEPFPTWLEKHRDDPQALTELDLDRVGLGRLAAYVRDMRIPLEMCPSSNLQTSAALSIALHPITLLARLRFRVTLNTDNRLMSGTTASREASLLVEEAGWTLENLRWVAVNAMKSAFIPFDERLALIEDVIKPGYTAFGDGVSGISGR; via the coding sequence GTGAGCCGCCCCAGCCTCGAGCAGGTGCACGCCGCCCCCAAGGCACTGCTGCACGACCATCTCGACGGCGGTCTGCGGGCCTCCACCGTGGCCGAGCTCGCCCACTCCATCGGCCACCAGCTGCCGGCTGAGGGGACCGACGCCCTGGCGGCATGGTTCCGTGACAGCGCCGACTCCGGTTCGCTGCCGCGCTACCTCGAGACGTTCGACCACACCATCGCGGTCATGCAGACTCGGGACGGGCTGTTCCGGGTCGCGAGCGAGTGTGCCCAGGACCTTGCGGCCGACGGCGTCGTCTACGCCGAGAGCCGCTACGCCCCGGAACAGCACCTCACCGGCGGACTCGCTCTCGAGGAGGTCGTCGAGACCGTCAACGCCGGGTTCCGCGACGGTGAGGCCAAGGCCGCCGCGGCCGGTCGGCCTATCCGGCTCACCGCCCTGCTCACCGCCATGCGCCACGCCGCCAAGTCGACGGAGATCGCCGAGCTCGCCGTGCGCTACCGCGACGAGGGCGTCGGCGGGTTCGACATCGCCGGCGCCGAGGCCGGGTACCCGCCCACCCGTCACCTCGACGCCTTTGAGTACCTCCGCCGGGAGAACGCGCACTTCACCATCCACGCGGGTGAGGCCTTCGGCCTGCCGTCGATCTGGGAGGCCATCCAGTGGTGCGGCGCCGACCGTCTCGGTCACGGCGTGCGCATCGTCGACGACGTGACGGTCGACGGGGAGCCGTTCCCGACGTGGCTCGAGAAGCACCGCGACGACCCGCAGGCCCTGACCGAGCTCGACCTCGACCGGGTCGGCCTCGGCCGGTTGGCCGCCTACGTCCGTGACATGCGCATCCCCCTGGAGATGTGCCCGAGCAGCAACCTGCAGACGTCGGCCGCGCTCTCCATCGCGCTGCACCCGATCACCCTGCTCGCGCGCCTCCGGTTCCGGGTGACCCTCAACACCGACAACCGCCTCATGAGCGGCACCACCGCGTCGCGCGAGGCGTCGCTGCTCGTCGAGGAAGCCGGGTGGACCCTCGAGAACCTCCGCTGGGTCGCGGTCAACGCGATGAAGTCGGCCTTCATCCCCTTCGACGAGCGCCTCGCCCTCATCGAGGACGTCATCAAGCCCGGCTACACCGCCTTCGGCGACGGGGTCAGCGGGATCAGCGGGCGCTGA
- the deoC gene encoding deoxyribose-phosphate aldolase, whose product MSPARTSTDPQPGTGRDAGHGGDAVTVAREVLGVSRLTNRALTGWLHALPGVDQVGNEARAAALGTRSVKTTSKAWAIDTAIGMIDLTTLEGSDTPGKVRSLCAKALVPDPTDPSTPRPAAVCVYGDMVATAREALGDTGLHVAAVATAFPSGRASLAVKLADTQDAVRAGADEIDMVIDRGAFLAGDYLTVFDQIVEVKRACGDAHLKVIMETGELATYDNVRRASYLSMLAGGDFIKTSTGKVSPAATLPVTLVMLEAVRDWRDLTGRQVGVKPAGGIRTTKDAVKYLVMVSEVAGDDWLSPDWFRFGASGLLNDLLLQRQKLASGAYSGADYVTLD is encoded by the coding sequence ATGAGCCCCGCCCGGACCAGCACGGACCCCCAGCCCGGCACCGGCCGTGACGCCGGCCACGGCGGCGACGCCGTCACCGTCGCGCGTGAGGTGCTCGGGGTCTCGCGGCTCACCAACCGCGCGCTGACGGGCTGGCTGCACGCGCTGCCAGGGGTCGACCAGGTCGGCAACGAGGCTCGCGCCGCCGCCCTCGGCACCCGGTCGGTCAAGACGACCTCGAAGGCGTGGGCGATCGACACCGCCATCGGCATGATCGACCTGACGACCCTCGAGGGCTCCGACACCCCCGGCAAGGTGCGCTCGCTCTGCGCCAAGGCCCTCGTGCCCGACCCCACCGACCCGAGCACGCCCCGCCCGGCCGCCGTCTGCGTCTACGGCGACATGGTCGCGACCGCGCGCGAGGCCCTGGGCGACACCGGCCTGCACGTGGCCGCCGTGGCCACCGCCTTCCCCTCCGGCCGGGCGAGCCTGGCCGTCAAGCTCGCCGACACGCAGGACGCCGTGCGCGCCGGCGCCGACGAGATCGACATGGTCATCGACCGCGGCGCCTTCCTCGCCGGCGACTACCTCACCGTGTTCGACCAGATCGTCGAGGTGAAGCGCGCCTGCGGTGACGCCCACCTCAAGGTCATCATGGAGACCGGTGAGCTGGCCACCTACGACAACGTGCGCCGCGCCTCCTACCTGTCGATGCTCGCCGGTGGCGACTTCATCAAGACCTCGACGGGCAAGGTCTCCCCCGCGGCGACGCTGCCCGTCACCCTCGTCATGCTCGAGGCGGTCCGCGACTGGCGCGACCTCACGGGGCGCCAGGTCGGCGTCAAGCCCGCCGGCGGCATCCGGACGACGAAGGATGCCGTCAAGTACCTCGTCATGGTCAGCGAGGTCGCGGGTGACGACTGGCTCAGCCCCGACTGGTTCCGCTTCGGCGCCTCGGGCCTGCTCAACGACCTGCTGCTGCAGCGCCAGAAGCTCGCGAGCGGTGCCTACTCGGGTGCCGACTACGTGACCCTCGACTGA
- the tyrS gene encoding tyrosine--tRNA ligase — protein MTDIVDELQWRGLVAQSTDEAALREALADGPVTMYCGFDPTAPSLHFGNLVQLVVLRHFQRAGHRVICLVGGSTGQIGDPRPTAERVLKTKEQTADWVARIQDQVRPFLAFDGDNPALMVNNLDWTAPISALDFLRDIGKHFRVNQMVKKDAVAARLGSEQGISYTEFSYQILQALDFLELYRAHGCILQTGGADQWGNLTAGVDLVHRVEGASVHCFTTPLLTDASGTKFGKSEGNAVWLGAELTSPYAFFQYWVNVEDASVVTLLKVFTDRSSEEIEALEAQVRDEPFRRTAQRVLAADVTTLVHGAEATAAVQAASEALFGKGDLASLDAGVLDDATAELPRAEVSVGVSLVDALVAVGLVDSRNAARRAIAEGGASVNNVKVSDPDRVLGTEDFLHGRVALLKRGRRNLAAARLV, from the coding sequence GTGACCGACATCGTCGACGAGCTGCAGTGGCGCGGCCTGGTGGCCCAGTCCACCGACGAGGCGGCGCTGCGTGAGGCGCTGGCGGACGGACCGGTCACGATGTACTGCGGCTTCGACCCCACGGCGCCGTCGCTGCACTTCGGCAATCTCGTTCAGCTCGTCGTGCTGCGGCACTTCCAACGGGCGGGGCACCGGGTCATCTGCCTCGTCGGGGGCTCGACCGGGCAGATCGGAGACCCTCGACCGACGGCCGAGCGGGTGCTCAAGACCAAGGAGCAGACCGCCGACTGGGTGGCGCGCATCCAGGACCAGGTGCGGCCCTTCCTCGCCTTCGACGGCGACAACCCGGCCCTGATGGTCAACAACCTCGACTGGACGGCGCCGATCAGCGCGCTCGACTTCCTGCGCGACATCGGCAAGCACTTCCGCGTCAACCAGATGGTCAAGAAGGATGCCGTGGCCGCCCGGCTCGGTAGTGAGCAGGGGATCTCGTACACCGAGTTCAGCTACCAGATCCTCCAGGCCCTCGACTTCCTCGAGCTGTACCGCGCCCACGGCTGCATTCTGCAGACGGGAGGCGCCGACCAGTGGGGGAACCTCACGGCGGGTGTCGACCTCGTGCACCGCGTCGAGGGTGCGTCCGTGCACTGCTTCACGACCCCGCTGCTCACCGACGCGAGCGGGACGAAGTTCGGCAAGTCGGAGGGGAACGCCGTCTGGCTCGGCGCCGAGCTGACGAGCCCGTACGCCTTCTTCCAGTACTGGGTCAACGTCGAGGACGCCTCGGTGGTCACGCTGCTCAAGGTGTTCACCGACCGCTCGTCCGAGGAGATCGAGGCGCTCGAGGCGCAGGTGCGTGACGAGCCCTTCCGGCGCACGGCCCAACGAGTGCTGGCCGCGGACGTGACGACCCTGGTGCACGGGGCGGAGGCGACGGCCGCGGTGCAGGCGGCCTCCGAGGCGCTCTTCGGCAAGGGGGACCTCGCGTCCCTCGATGCCGGGGTGCTCGACGATGCGACGGCGGAGCTGCCTCGCGCGGAGGTCTCGGTCGGGGTGTCGCTCGTCGACGCGCTCGTCGCGGTGGGGCTCGTCGACTCACGCAACGCCGCACGCCGAGCGATCGCCGAGGGCGGGGCGTCGGTCAACAACGTCAAGGTGAGCGACCCCGACCGCGTCCTGGGCACCGAGGACTTCCTGCACGGGCGGGTGGCGCTGCTCAAGCGTGGCCGCCGCAACCTGGCCGCCGCACGCCTGGTCTGA
- a CDS encoding aldehyde dehydrogenase family protein: protein MTDATTGRRRTGGRTTTATADATASTAASDTTSTDVTGVTDVTPTDAGAPGGADATAGGRLAVRKTYKLYVGGAFPRSESGRVYEVRSASGEFLANAAQGSRKDVRDAVVAARAAVAGWSGATAYNRGQVLYRVAEVLEGRRAQFVDEVAAAEGVGRDEAGRLVDASVDRVVWYAGWTDKVAQVLGTLNPVAGPFFNVSAPEPTGVVGVLAPQRSSLLGLVSVLAPVVATGNTAVVVASASRPLPAVTLAEVLATSDVPGGVVNLVTAHTAEVAGWLAAHRDVNAIDLAGAAGAEGVVWGDLEAAAADNLKRVLRPALDGDEAVEPDWALEPGLGRLRAFLETKTVWHPKGI from the coding sequence ATGACCGACGCGACGACGGGCCGGCGGCGCACCGGCGGCCGCACGACCACGGCCACCGCCGACGCCACTGCCAGCACCGCGGCATCCGACACCACGTCGACCGACGTCACGGGCGTCACCGACGTCACGCCGACGGATGCGGGTGCGCCGGGGGGCGCGGACGCCACCGCGGGCGGGCGCCTCGCCGTGCGCAAGACCTACAAGCTCTACGTCGGGGGCGCGTTCCCGCGCAGCGAGTCGGGGCGGGTCTACGAGGTGCGCTCCGCCTCCGGGGAGTTCCTCGCCAACGCCGCGCAGGGCTCGCGCAAGGACGTCCGGGATGCCGTCGTCGCCGCCCGCGCGGCCGTCGCCGGCTGGTCGGGTGCCACCGCCTACAACCGCGGCCAGGTGCTCTACCGCGTGGCCGAGGTGCTCGAGGGCCGCCGGGCCCAGTTCGTCGACGAGGTCGCCGCGGCCGAGGGCGTGGGCCGTGACGAGGCGGGCCGGCTCGTCGACGCCTCCGTCGACCGGGTCGTCTGGTACGCCGGCTGGACCGACAAGGTGGCCCAGGTGCTCGGCACCCTCAACCCCGTCGCCGGACCCTTCTTCAACGTGTCCGCCCCCGAGCCCACCGGTGTCGTCGGCGTCCTCGCACCCCAGCGCTCGTCGCTGCTCGGCCTCGTGTCGGTGCTCGCGCCGGTCGTCGCGACGGGCAACACGGCCGTCGTCGTGGCTTCCGCGTCGCGGCCGCTGCCGGCGGTGACGCTGGCCGAGGTCCTGGCGACCTCGGACGTCCCCGGGGGCGTCGTCAACCTCGTCACCGCCCACACGGCCGAGGTGGCGGGCTGGCTCGCCGCGCACCGCGACGTCAACGCGATCGACCTCGCCGGCGCCGCCGGTGCGGAGGGGGTCGTGTGGGGCGACCTCGAGGCGGCCGCGGCCGACAACCTCAAGCGGGTGCTCCGGCCGGCGCTCGACGGCGACGAGGCGGTCGAGCCCGACTGGGCGCTCGAGCCGGGGCTGGGGCGGCTGCGCGCCTTCCTCGAGACCAAGACGGTGTGGCACCCGAAGGGCATCTGA
- a CDS encoding aldehyde dehydrogenase family protein yields MPRFEYAPAPESRSVVTIEPSYGLYVDGEFTRPRSLFDTVNPADESVLAQVSQAGPKDVDRAVAAARRAFEGPWGRLSGAERGKYLFRIARILQERAREFAVLETLDNGKPIKETRDVDVPIAAAHFFYHAGWADKLEYASLGEPGAGPVRPHGVVAQVIPWNFPLLMLAWKVAPALATGNTVVLKPAETTPLSALLFAQVCEQAELPAGVVNILTGDGRVGQALVEHPDVDKIAFTGSTEVGRSIARSVAGSRKKATLELGGKAANIVFDDAPVDQAVEGIVSGIFFNQGQVCCAGSRLLVQENVHDEVVARLKRRLGTLRVGDPMDKNTDLGAINSKAQLERITGLVEAGVAEGAERWSPECTLPGKGYWFPPTVLTGVAQTHRVATEEIFGPVLSVLTFRTPAEAVAKANNTAYGLSAGVWTEKGSRILWMADRLRAGVVWANTFNRFDPTSPFGGYKESGYGREGGRHGLEAYVTTAAAPTGALSTTGATR; encoded by the coding sequence ATGCCCCGCTTCGAGTACGCCCCCGCCCCCGAGTCACGCTCGGTCGTCACCATCGAGCCGAGCTACGGCCTCTACGTCGACGGGGAGTTCACCCGGCCGCGGTCGCTCTTCGACACGGTCAACCCGGCCGACGAGAGCGTGCTCGCACAGGTGAGCCAGGCAGGCCCGAAGGACGTCGACCGTGCCGTCGCCGCGGCCCGCCGGGCGTTCGAGGGGCCGTGGGGTCGGCTCAGCGGGGCCGAGCGCGGCAAGTACCTCTTCCGCATCGCCCGCATCCTGCAGGAGCGGGCCCGCGAGTTCGCGGTGCTCGAGACACTCGACAACGGCAAGCCGATCAAGGAGACGCGCGACGTCGACGTCCCGATCGCGGCGGCGCACTTCTTCTACCACGCCGGCTGGGCCGACAAGCTGGAGTACGCCTCGCTCGGTGAGCCCGGCGCCGGACCGGTGCGGCCACACGGTGTCGTGGCCCAGGTCATCCCGTGGAACTTCCCGCTGCTCATGCTGGCCTGGAAGGTCGCCCCCGCTCTCGCGACCGGCAACACCGTCGTGCTCAAGCCGGCCGAGACGACGCCGCTCAGCGCGCTGCTCTTCGCGCAGGTGTGCGAGCAGGCCGAGCTGCCGGCGGGTGTCGTCAACATCCTCACCGGTGACGGCCGCGTCGGCCAGGCCCTCGTCGAGCACCCCGACGTCGACAAGATCGCCTTCACCGGCTCGACCGAGGTCGGGCGCTCGATCGCGCGGTCGGTCGCCGGGAGCCGCAAGAAGGCGACCCTCGAGCTGGGCGGCAAGGCCGCCAACATCGTCTTCGACGACGCCCCGGTCGACCAGGCGGTCGAGGGCATCGTCAGCGGCATCTTCTTCAACCAGGGCCAGGTCTGCTGCGCCGGGTCGCGCCTGCTCGTGCAGGAGAACGTCCACGACGAGGTCGTCGCGCGCCTCAAGCGCCGGCTCGGGACGCTGCGGGTGGGTGACCCGATGGACAAGAACACCGACCTCGGCGCCATCAACAGCAAGGCGCAGCTCGAGCGCATCACCGGCCTCGTCGAGGCGGGTGTCGCGGAGGGCGCCGAGCGCTGGAGCCCCGAGTGCACGCTGCCCGGCAAGGGCTACTGGTTCCCCCCGACGGTGCTCACCGGCGTCGCGCAGACGCACCGCGTCGCGACCGAGGAGATCTTCGGGCCGGTGCTGTCGGTGCTGACCTTCCGCACCCCGGCCGAGGCGGTCGCCAAGGCCAACAACACGGCCTACGGGCTCTCCGCCGGCGTCTGGACCGAGAAGGGCTCGCGCATCCTCTGGATGGCCGACCGCCTGCGGGCCGGGGTCGTCTGGGCCAACACCTTCAACCGCTTCGACCCGACCTCGCCGTTCGGCGGCTACAAGGAGTCGGGCTACGGGCGCGAGGGCGGCCGGCACGGCCTCGAGGCGTACGTCACCACCGCAGCGGCGCCCACCGGCGCCCTCTCCACGACGGGAGCCACCCGATGA
- a CDS encoding DNA-3-methyladenine glycosylase yields MTGHPVDHDDLLRPVTDVARSLLGCHVSRAGVTVRITETEAYAGLTDPASRVLSRPTAHNAPVFGPPGHAFVYFTYGHHWMMCVVTGPVGVPDVVLLRAGEVVEGHDVVAARRGGARPRDWCRGPGRLTRALGVDGSFSGVDLVTARHRGGPDPDEALRLTTGDAVGPASVATGPRVGVRGPGGDGDAYPWRFWFDGDPTVSAYRAAAPRPRPRVPE; encoded by the coding sequence GTGACGGGGCACCCCGTCGACCACGACGATCTACTGCGCCCGGTGACCGACGTCGCCCGCTCCCTGCTCGGCTGCCATGTCAGCAGGGCGGGCGTGACGGTGCGCATCACGGAGACCGAGGCCTACGCGGGCCTGACGGACCCCGCCTCGCGGGTGCTGTCGCGCCCGACGGCCCACAACGCGCCCGTCTTCGGCCCACCGGGGCACGCGTTCGTCTACTTCACCTACGGCCACCACTGGATGATGTGCGTCGTCACCGGGCCGGTCGGCGTGCCCGACGTCGTGCTGCTCCGGGCTGGCGAGGTCGTCGAGGGTCACGATGTCGTCGCCGCGCGCCGGGGTGGCGCCCGGCCGCGCGACTGGTGCCGTGGGCCGGGACGGCTGACCCGAGCGCTCGGCGTCGACGGCTCCTTCAGCGGCGTCGACCTCGTGACGGCGCGCCACCGGGGTGGGCCGGACCCCGACGAGGCGTTGCGCCTGACGACGGGGGATGCCGTGGGGCCGGCGTCCGTGGCCACCGGACCACGCGTGGGCGTGCGCGGACCCGGGGGTGACGGCGACGCCTACCCGTGGCGGTTCTGGTTCGACGGTGACCCCACCGTGTCGGCCTACCGGGCCGCGGCGCCGCGCCCGCGCCCGCGCGTGCCCGAGTGA
- a CDS encoding PH domain-containing protein, whose translation MGTTSSPDAGDRLSVDGKALRPGSATVVGVVCVVASLLLLVPAVRRPGANLVLIASVVLALVLVWLFVVRPCARLGREGITLVNPLRTVELTWPVITEVRSKWALELVADGRRFTAWGVPADPKRPKYGRDLLLMGTNRVRGGTPAGQAAGAASPRRKVEAQTVAAEVEARMAADRRRKDGRTARIAEQSWDPVAVGVLAAAVAFLVVALVV comes from the coding sequence GTGGGGACGACGAGCAGCCCGGATGCCGGTGACCGCCTCAGCGTGGACGGCAAGGCCCTGCGGCCCGGCTCGGCGACCGTCGTCGGGGTCGTCTGTGTCGTCGCGTCGCTGCTGCTGCTCGTGCCGGCGGTGCGCCGCCCGGGCGCCAACCTCGTGCTCATCGCGTCGGTCGTGCTCGCCCTCGTGCTCGTGTGGCTCTTCGTCGTGCGGCCCTGCGCCCGGCTGGGGCGGGAGGGCATCACCCTCGTCAACCCGCTGCGCACGGTCGAGCTGACCTGGCCGGTCATCACCGAGGTGCGCTCGAAGTGGGCCCTGGAGCTTGTCGCCGACGGGAGGCGCTTCACGGCGTGGGGCGTCCCGGCCGACCCCAAGCGGCCCAAGTACGGGCGCGACCTGCTGCTCATGGGCACCAACCGGGTCAGGGGCGGCACACCGGCCGGTCAGGCCGCCGGCGCGGCGTCACCGCGGCGCAAGGTGGAGGCGCAGACCGTGGCCGCCGAGGTCGAGGCGCGCATGGCGGCCGACCGTCGCCGCAAGGACGGGCGCACCGCGCGCATCGCCGAGCAGAGCTGGGACCCGGTCGCGGTCGGGGTGCTCGCGGCCGCCGTCGCGTTCCTCGTCGTCGCCCTCGTCGTCTGA
- a CDS encoding phospho-sugar mutase: MTATSRPTTDVPDALLDAVRAWRDDDPDPTTRAELDDLLTRAAGDGEEASAARTGLADRFSGLLEFGTAGLRGAIGAGPNRMNRSVVVRAAAGLTAWLQDEGGAGPAPVVVIGYDARYNSDVFARDTAAVVVAAGGRALLLPQPLPTPVLAFAVRHVGADAGVMVTASHNPPQDNGYKVYLGDGSQIVPPVDAGIAARIAAVQRVADVPRAAEGWETFGEVLQQEYLDAVVGVVEPGGPRGLSIVHTSLHGVGHATVSEAFVRAGFEAPVVVDAQAVPDPDFPTVAFPNPEEAGAIDLALALAREVGADLVIANDPDADRCAAAVDDPAAGGWRMLRGDEVGVLLGAHVAARLRRDDAIADAVFACSIVSSRQLSALAAASGIRHEETLTGFKWIARVPGLTYGYEEALGYCVAPATVRDKDGVSAALMLAELAAQQKAQGRTLLDLLDDLATELGVHATDSFSVRVADLAQTDALMTRLREARPTEIAGVAVDHVDDLARGDGGLPPTEGLRLLLVDGSRAIVRPSGTEPKVKVYLEVVEPVEDAGSLGVARARATDRLAALRIELERLTALD; encoded by the coding sequence ATGACCGCGACCTCCCGGCCGACCACCGACGTGCCCGACGCCCTGCTCGACGCCGTCCGCGCCTGGCGCGACGACGACCCCGACCCGACGACCCGCGCCGAGCTCGACGACCTGCTCACCCGGGCCGCCGGCGACGGTGAGGAGGCGTCCGCAGCCCGGACCGGGCTGGCCGACCGCTTCTCGGGCCTGCTCGAGTTCGGCACCGCCGGCCTGCGCGGGGCCATCGGTGCCGGCCCCAACCGGATGAACCGCAGCGTCGTCGTGCGCGCCGCCGCCGGACTCACCGCGTGGCTGCAGGACGAGGGCGGCGCCGGCCCGGCCCCCGTCGTCGTCATCGGCTACGACGCCCGCTACAACTCCGACGTCTTCGCCCGCGACACCGCGGCCGTCGTCGTCGCGGCCGGCGGCCGGGCCCTGCTGCTCCCCCAGCCGCTGCCGACGCCCGTGCTCGCCTTCGCCGTGCGCCACGTCGGCGCCGACGCCGGCGTCATGGTCACCGCGAGCCACAACCCGCCGCAGGACAACGGCTACAAGGTCTACCTCGGCGACGGCAGCCAGATCGTGCCGCCCGTCGACGCCGGCATCGCCGCCCGCATCGCCGCCGTGCAGCGGGTCGCCGACGTCCCTCGCGCCGCCGAGGGCTGGGAGACCTTCGGCGAGGTGCTGCAGCAGGAGTACCTCGACGCCGTCGTCGGCGTCGTGGAGCCCGGCGGCCCGCGCGGGCTGTCGATCGTGCACACGAGCCTGCACGGCGTCGGTCACGCCACCGTGAGCGAGGCCTTCGTCCGGGCCGGCTTCGAGGCCCCCGTCGTCGTCGACGCCCAGGCCGTGCCCGACCCCGACTTCCCGACCGTCGCCTTCCCCAACCCGGAGGAGGCCGGCGCCATCGACCTCGCGCTCGCGCTCGCGCGCGAGGTCGGGGCCGACCTCGTCATCGCCAACGACCCCGACGCCGACCGGTGCGCCGCCGCGGTCGACGACCCCGCCGCCGGGGGGTGGCGCATGCTGCGCGGCGACGAGGTCGGCGTCCTCCTCGGGGCCCACGTCGCCGCCCGCCTGCGCCGCGACGACGCCATCGCCGACGCCGTCTTCGCCTGCTCGATCGTCAGCTCACGCCAGCTGTCCGCGCTCGCCGCGGCGAGCGGCATCCGGCACGAGGAGACCCTCACGGGCTTCAAGTGGATCGCGCGCGTGCCCGGCCTCACCTACGGCTACGAGGAGGCCCTCGGCTACTGCGTCGCCCCGGCGACGGTGCGCGACAAGGACGGCGTCAGCGCGGCCCTCATGCTCGCCGAGCTGGCCGCGCAGCAGAAGGCGCAGGGGCGCACCCTGCTCGACCTGCTCGACGACCTCGCCACCGAGCTCGGCGTGCACGCCACCGACTCCTTCTCGGTGCGCGTCGCCGACCTCGCGCAGACCGACGCGCTCATGACCCGGCTGCGCGAGGCCCGCCCCACCGAGATCGCGGGCGTGGCCGTCGACCACGTCGACGACCTCGCGCGCGGCGACGGCGGGCTCCCCCCCACCGAGGGCCTGCGCCTGCTGCTCGTCGACGGCTCGCGCGCCATCGTGCGCCCGAGCGGCACCGAGCCCAAGGTCAAGGTGTACCTCGAGGTCGTCGAGCCGGTCGAGGATGCCGGGTCGCTCGGCGTCGCTCGAGCCCGCGCCACCGACCGCCTCGCGGCGCTGCGCATCGAGCTCGAACGGCTGACCGCGCTCGACTGA
- a CDS encoding uridine kinase family protein, which translates to MPRPDHPTPSAGTSGPSGTARVILLTGPSGAGKSRLAARLSSRHGWPVVRLDDFYREHDDPRLPRSPLGIPDWDHADSWDEPAAVEALRDLVLHGRARVPVYDISTSSVTGHHEVVAGPDALVLAEGLFAGRLVEPLQRAGLLADALCVRQNRHVTALRRFARDLAERRKPPHILVRRGLRLLRDEPGVVAAATAQGARAITPREAERELAPLSAR; encoded by the coding sequence GTGCCCCGCCCCGACCACCCCACCCCCTCCGCCGGCACGTCCGGCCCGTCCGGCACGGCCCGCGTCATCCTGCTGACGGGGCCGAGCGGGGCCGGCAAGAGCCGGCTGGCCGCGAGGCTGTCGTCCCGTCACGGGTGGCCCGTCGTACGGCTCGACGACTTCTACCGCGAGCACGACGACCCGCGGCTGCCCCGCTCGCCCCTCGGCATCCCCGACTGGGACCACGCCGACTCGTGGGACGAGCCGGCCGCGGTGGAGGCCCTGCGTGACCTCGTCCTGCACGGCCGCGCGCGGGTACCCGTCTACGACATCTCGACCTCGTCGGTCACGGGTCACCACGAGGTGGTGGCCGGCCCGGACGCGCTCGTGCTCGCCGAGGGCCTCTTCGCGGGGCGACTCGTCGAGCCGTTGCAGCGGGCCGGGCTGCTCGCCGACGCCTTGTGCGTGCGGCAGAACCGTCACGTCACCGCGCTGCGTCGCTTCGCCCGGGACCTCGCCGAGCGACGCAAGCCGCCGCACATCCTCGTCCGACGCGGCCTGCGCCTGCTGCGCGACGAGCCGGGGGTTGTCGCGGCCGCCACGGCGCAAGGGGCCCGCGCGATCACCCCGCGCGAGGCGGAGCGCGAGCTCGCGCCCCTCAGCGCCCGCTGA
- a CDS encoding cupin domain-containing protein — MPELIASPTRIPVPGGKVIDEHVGRVNLADDPLGAAVSVARMVAPAGWSEPFQTPQFDEITLVIAGEVVVDHDGGALHVSAGQSVVTRAGERIRYSCGPEGAEYVAVCLPAFSPETVGREDDA; from the coding sequence GTGCCAGAGCTCATCGCCTCACCCACCCGCATCCCCGTCCCCGGCGGCAAGGTCATCGACGAACACGTCGGCCGCGTCAACCTCGCCGACGACCCCTTGGGCGCGGCCGTCTCGGTGGCCCGCATGGTGGCACCGGCCGGCTGGTCCGAACCGTTCCAGACGCCGCAGTTCGACGAGATCACGCTCGTCATCGCCGGCGAGGTCGTCGTCGACCACGACGGGGGAGCGCTGCACGTCAGCGCCGGCCAGAGCGTCGTCACCCGGGCCGGGGAGCGCATCCGCTACTCGTGCGGCCCCGAGGGCGCCGAGTACGTCGCCGTCTGCCTTCCCGCCTTCAGCCCGGAGACCGTCGGCCGGGAGGACGACGCGTGA
- a CDS encoding DNA-3-methyladenine glycosylase: MPRGFFARPATEVAPDLLGRHLAFGGVTVRLTEVEAYSGEGDPGSHAYRGPTPRTRPMFGPPGFTYVYFTYGAHWCVNLVVGEEGSASAVLLRAAEVLDGGDLVQQRRGRARVVDWARGPGRLGQALALRGEHTGRDFCRPPLGEPIDLAVTAGDPVAPDRVATGPRVGVSGPGGDGDLFPWRFWVSGDPNVSAYRPGVRRRGTR; the protein is encoded by the coding sequence ATGCCGCGTGGCTTCTTCGCGCGCCCGGCCACCGAGGTGGCGCCGGACCTCCTCGGGCGGCACCTCGCCTTCGGGGGCGTCACGGTGCGGCTCACCGAGGTCGAGGCGTACAGCGGCGAGGGCGACCCCGGGTCGCACGCCTACCGTGGCCCCACGCCGCGCACCCGCCCCATGTTCGGCCCGCCGGGGTTCACCTACGTCTACTTCACCTACGGCGCCCATTGGTGCGTCAACCTGGTCGTCGGCGAGGAGGGCAGCGCCTCCGCGGTGCTGCTGCGGGCGGCGGAGGTCCTCGACGGAGGCGATCTCGTGCAGCAGCGGCGCGGCCGCGCGCGCGTGGTCGACTGGGCTCGCGGTCCCGGACGGCTCGGGCAGGCCCTCGCCCTGCGCGGCGAGCACACCGGCCGCGACTTCTGCCGGCCGCCCCTGGGTGAGCCCATCGACCTGGCCGTCACCGCGGGCGACCCGGTGGCTCCCGACCGGGTGGCCACCGGCCCGCGGGTCGGGGTGAGCGGGCCCGGTGGCGACGGGGACCTCTTCCCGTGGCGGTTCTGGGTGTCCGGTGACCCCAACGTGTCCGCCTACCGGCCGGGCGTGCGCCGCCGGGGCACGCGGTGA